One window from the genome of Nicotiana tomentosiformis chromosome 5, ASM39032v3, whole genome shotgun sequence encodes:
- the LOC104088892 gene encoding leucine aminopeptidase-like yields MAPIDPHSFTDSTHPLTTHISLTFYFDFPSSTISSATLLSLPTPYTGPLTLDTRSLSVSSVLDPLSLSPLPFSLSPDSRVLGQSLTVSLSNQTQILILSKTSPSSSALQWLSPPQTFNKTHPYVYTHCQPIHARSIFPCQDTPAARVKYAAKLNIPRQLSAVMAARHVERRGPLPSETQGICADSVWCGDDRVVEEFVMEQPIPPYLFAFAVGQLGFREVGPRTRVYAEAVNEVLDAAAKEFAGTEEIIQVGEKIFGPYEWERFDLLVLPPSFPLGGMENPRMVFLTPTVIKGDASGSQVVAHELAHSWTGNLITNKNNDHFWLNEGFTTYAERRIVEAVQGEEIASLNIGIGWKGLVKEMERFKDNMEFTKLKTNQAGVDPDDVYSVVPYEKGFQFLQRIERQVGRPAFDEFLKKYIATFKFQSIDTDMFLNFLKVNVPGIENKIDLKLWTEGTGIPPDAIEPVSNIYSKIVSLANEFKLGRTPRDDEVADWKGQEWELYLENLPKSVEASQVRALDVVYHLSESKNYEVKVAFLQLAISARCREYYGVVEKTLKEVGRILYLRPLYTALVQGEGPGKEEDTAFARRVFSEACDCYHPIAHAVIEATLAKHV; encoded by the exons ATGGCACCCATTGATCCACATTCCTTCACTGATTCAACACACCCACTCACTACTCATATCTCCCTCACTTTCTACTTCGATTTCCCATCTTCCACTATTTCCTCTGCCACTCTTCTCTCCCTCCCCACCCCTTACACTGGACCCCTCACTCTCGATACTCGCTCTCTCTCTGTCTCCTCTGTGCTTGACCCACTTTCCCTTTCCCCACTCCCTTTCTCCCTCTCTCCTGATTCCCGAGTTCTTGGACAGTCACTCACCGTTTCCCTTTCTAACCAAACCCAAATCTTGATTCTCTCCAAAACTAGCCCTTCGAGTTCTGCCCTTCAGTGGCTTTCCCCTCCTCAAACTTTTAACAAGACTCACCCTTATGTCTACACCCATTGCCAGCCCATTCACGCCCGTTCCATCTTTCCTTGTCAGGACACACCCGCTGCGCGTGTCAAGTACGCAGCGAAGTTGAACATCCCCCGCCAGTTATCGGCTGTTATGGCTGCCAGACACGTGGAGAGGCGGGGCCCACTGCCCTCCGAGACGCAAGGGATCTGTGCGGATTCAGTGTGGTGTGGGGATGATAGGGTGGTGGAGGAGTTTGTTATGGAACAGCCTATTCCTCCCTATCTGTTTGCATTTGCTGTAGGACAGTTGGGTTTCAGGGAGGTGGGACCCAGGACAAGGGTGTATGCTGAGGCTGTTAATGAGGTATTGGATGCTGCTGCTAAGGAGTTTGCTGGCACAGAAGAGATAATTCAGGTTGGGGAGAAGATTTTTGGACCTTATGAATGGGAAAGGTTTGATCTTTTGGTGTTGCCTCCGAGTTTTCCTTTAGGCGGAATGGAGAATCCGAGGATGGTTTTCCTGACTCCCACTGTGATCAAGGGAGACGCTAGCGGATCGCAGGTGGTGGCTCACGAACTTGCTCATAGCTGGACAGGGAACTTGATCACGAACAAAAACAACGACCACTTTTGGTTGAATGAG GGTTTTACAACATATGCAGAGCGAAGAATTGTTGAGGCTGTGCAAGGCGAGGAAATAGCTTCATTAAATATTGGAATTGGTTGGAAGGGACTTGTTAAGGAAATGGAAAGATTCAAGGATAACATGGAGTTCACCAAGTTAAAGACAAATCAGGCAGGTGTCGACCCGGATGATGTGTACTCTGTAGTTCCGTATGAAAAAGGCTTCCAGTTTTTACAGCGCATTGAGAGACAG GTTGGAAGACCTGCTTTTGATGAATTTCTGAAGAAGTATATTGCTACCTTCAAGTTTCAATCTATTGACACCGATATGTTTCTCAATTTCCTTAAAGTTAATGTCCCTGGAATAGAGAACAAGATTGATTTGAAACTTTGGACCGAAGGCACAGGGATCCCTCCAGATGCCATAGAACCAGTTTCTAACATCTATTCAAAGATTGTTTCACTCGCTAATGAGTTCAAGCTAGGTAGGACGCCAAGAGATGATGAAGTTGCTGACTGGAAAGGACAGGAATGGGAGCTTTACCTCGAGAACCTGCCTAAATCTGTTGAAGCATCTCAG GTCAGAGCATTAGATGTTGTCTATCATCTTTCTGAGTCAAAAAATTATGAGGTGAAGGTAGCTTTTCTTCAGCTGGCCATTTCAGCAAGGTGCAGAGAATACTATGGTGTGGTAGAAAAAACTCTGAAAGAAGTTGGCAGGATATTGTACCTTCGTCCGCTCTACACTGCACTCGTACAAGGTGAAGGTCCTGGGAAGGAAGAAGACACAGCTTTCGCTAGAAGGGTATTCTCTGAAGCTTGTGATTGTTATCACCCCATAGCTCATGCTGTCATTGAAGCTACTCTTGCCAAACATGTTTGA